A window of Flammeovirga kamogawensis genomic DNA:
TGAAGTTTAATATTTTCAACTAATTCAATATAGTCTGTTTGATCTTCTATGTTGATATTTTTAGAATGAAATAAATAACCATTATGAGAAACTCTAAAGCCATAATCATGATTAGGTTCTAAATACATTAAATATTTTCCACCTTTTGCAACTTCATGATGTACAACCTCACCTGTTTCATTATTAATAACCTCTACAGTTGCTTCAATTAAATTATCTGATTCATCATCTCTTATTTCTCCATTTAAGGCAATAACATTAATAGTTTGAGATGGAATAATAGCCATATAAATATCTTGTCCACCTTCACTATCATCTCTAATAGAAGAAAAGAAACCTCTTTCTCCATCAGCTGAAATTGAATAAAATATATCATCATCAGCAGTATTTATAGGGTAGCCAATATTTTTTGCTTTACTCCATTCCTTTTTATATTCATCCCATTCAGAATAAAAAATATCATAGCCTCCCATTCCTTTATGCCCTTTAGAACTGAAATAAAGAACTTTTCCATTTGGGTGAACAAAAGGACTTTCTTCAGGAAATTTCGTGTTAATATTTTCACCTAGGTTAGTAGGTTCTCCCCAAGCTCCAAATTCATCTTTATGAGCTACATAAATATCAGTTTCCCCAAATGCATCTTTACCAGAACGATTACTTGTAAAATACAATGATTTACCATCTGCAGTTAACGTGGCATGAGTTTCCCAGTTATCAGAATTAATCCCTTTAGGTAATGCAGATGGTTTAGACCAATTTACACCATTCCATTCACTCATGTAAATGTTTCCTGCTAATAATTTACTACTTGCTTTATTGTCACTTTTATATAAAAATAAAGTATTACCGCTTGGTGATAATCCTACTGCAGCATCATGGCCTGAGGTATTAATTGTTTTTCCGATAGGTTCTGCCTTTTCCCAATTTCCATTATCATCTCTTCTAGATATATATATATCTTCATAATACATTCCAGAAACAGGGTCAATTTCTCCTCCGTGACTATCAGATCTTCTTGATGTAAAGACTAATGTTCTTTCATCTGCAGATAATACAGGAGCAATTTCAGGGTACTCCGTATTAATATTAGGTCCTAAATTAATGATTAACATTTCTAACGAGTCATTCATTAATTCAATACTTGTTTCACATTGAGATTTTAAAAATGTAATATCTTCAATCTCATCATCATCTAAATATTGATTATACGTTAGAAAACTCTCATAAATTTCTTTTGCTTCAGAAAATTTATGATTGTATTGCAAAGCTTTGGCTAAATAATATTGAATATCAGGGTACTCTTCTTTATCAACTACTTTTTGTAAATATTTAAGTGATTTACTTTTATTTAGATTAGAAGAAAACAAGTAAGAAATACCTACTAAATAGTTCCATTCTTGATCTGAATTACCTTCTTCTTCAACTTTTAATAATAATTCTACAGCATTATGATATTCTTCAAAATCCATATACTCTTCAGCATACTTAATATGTTTCTTAAATGTTGAAGAATGTTTTACTTTTTGTGCTGAAGCTGCTAATGAAAATAATAAAATAAAAAGTAAGAGTACTTGAGTTTGAAAGTATCTCATAAAAGTTTAGTTCGTTTGTTAAACAGTAATAGAATATGTAAACAAAATCATACATTTCAAGGTTTTATGCAATATGCATTGTTCATAGAAATGAAAAGTGTAATTTTGCGTACTAAGCATTACAATAGGAATAATGCGGTACAATATAAGTGATATCTGTTACACTAACGTATTGACGGAGAAAAAATTGCAAAAAAATGGCGGTATTACCATATAAAGATAGAAACGAAGGAAAAAAAGAACAAGTAGCAAATATGTTCGATAATATTTCCTCAAATTATGATTTATTGAATAGAGTCTTAAGTGGAGGTATTGATATCTACTGGAGAAAAATTGCTATTAATAAATTAAAAAAATCTCAACCTAAAACTATTTTAGATGTTGCTACCGGAACAGGAGACCTTGCACTTCAAGCTTGGGCAACATTAAAACCTGAGAAAATTACTGGTGCAGATATTTCTGCTGGTATGGTAGAAGTTGGAAGAGAGAAGGTTGCTAAGAAAGGTTTATCTAAATTTATTGATCTACAAATTGGAGATTCTGAAAATTTACCTTTTGAAGATAATTCTTTTGATGCTGTAACTGTAGCGTTTGGCGTAAGAAATTTTGAAAATTTAGAAAAGGGTCTAACTGATATCAAAAGAGTATTAAAACCTAATGGCACACTAGTTGTACTTGAGTTCTCACAACCTCAATCTTTTCCATTCAAACAATTGTATAGATTTTATTCTATGAATATCTTACCAATGATTGGAAAAATTGTTTCTAAAGATAACTCAGCTTACACTTACTTACCAGAATCTGTTGAAGCCTTTCCTTATGGTAAAGCATTTACAGATATCTTAAATAAGCTAGGCTATAAATCTGTAACATGTACATCACTCACATTTGGAATAAGTTCAGTATATACGGGACAAAAATAATTATTACATGTTTTTTCTTATTGTTGAGCATTGGATTTATGTCTAAATCTCACGCTCAACAAAAAGGAAAGACAAGTACTATATATAACTTATCAAACTTCGATAAGAAAAAACTTCATTATGGTTTTCAAATTGGTTTAGTCTCTACGCCAACTGGTGTTAAGATGAACGAGAAAGCAATAAATTATGATAACTCTGGTCAACCTCAAGATTTATTAACTGTAAATCCTGAAAATACAATGAGTTTTTTATTGGGTTTCTTGTTAAATGTCAACTTATCAAAAGATAATCATTGGGCTTTACGTTTTTCTCCGAATGTAACTTTTTATGCTCGTAATTTTACTTCAGAAATAACTTTTAAAGATGATGGCAGTGAAATTGATGTAAGAGATCTTGATCAATTACAATCTAATACTACATTGGACTTTCCTATTTTATTAAAATATCAATCTGATAGAAGAAAAAATCACAGATTATATTTAT
This region includes:
- a CDS encoding OmpA family protein, with product MRYFQTQVLLLFILLFSLAASAQKVKHSSTFKKHIKYAEEYMDFEEYHNAVELLLKVEEEGNSDQEWNYLVGISYLFSSNLNKSKSLKYLQKVVDKEEYPDIQYYLAKALQYNHKFSEAKEIYESFLTYNQYLDDDEIEDITFLKSQCETSIELMNDSLEMLIINLGPNINTEYPEIAPVLSADERTLVFTSRRSDSHGGEIDPVSGMYYEDIYISRRDDNGNWEKAEPIGKTINTSGHDAAVGLSPSGNTLFLYKSDNKASSKLLAGNIYMSEWNGVNWSKPSALPKGINSDNWETHATLTADGKSLYFTSNRSGKDAFGETDIYVAHKDEFGAWGEPTNLGENINTKFPEESPFVHPNGKVLYFSSKGHKGMGGYDIFYSEWDEYKKEWSKAKNIGYPINTADDDIFYSISADGERGFFSSIRDDSEGGQDIYMAIIPSQTINVIALNGEIRDDESDNLIEATVEVINNETGEVVHHEVAKGGKYLMYLEPNHDYGFRVSHNGYLFHSKNINIEDQTDYIELVENIKLQKTADQKREELKNIFFSSYSDLENKSSYELKALANYVNQLDEFIVDISVHSARGAEKDSVVNLNVTQARAEAIVKSLTQLGISIDKISAKGYGWQHPVASNETKTGRMKNERIEYVVRTPEELVVFEEVVEEVPLPVIVPELGEVMDIKGIITFAVSSNSITPESFYVIDQVVNVMDKYPNLVIEVGGHTDNTGTSSFNYILGEKRARIIVQQLVILGIEKNRLKYKSYGFDSPIADNNTEEGRMKNRRISFTPLEFLNEQ
- the ubiE gene encoding bifunctional demethylmenaquinone methyltransferase/2-methoxy-6-polyprenyl-1,4-benzoquinol methylase UbiE, whose translation is MAVLPYKDRNEGKKEQVANMFDNISSNYDLLNRVLSGGIDIYWRKIAINKLKKSQPKTILDVATGTGDLALQAWATLKPEKITGADISAGMVEVGREKVAKKGLSKFIDLQIGDSENLPFEDNSFDAVTVAFGVRNFENLEKGLTDIKRVLKPNGTLVVLEFSQPQSFPFKQLYRFYSMNILPMIGKIVSKDNSAYTYLPESVEAFPYGKAFTDILNKLGYKSVTCTSLTFGISSVYTGQK
- the porT gene encoding type IX secretion/gliding motility protein PorT/SprT, which encodes MYITHIWNKFSIYGTKIIITCFFLLLSIGFMSKSHAQQKGKTSTIYNLSNFDKKKLHYGFQIGLVSTPTGVKMNEKAINYDNSGQPQDLLTVNPENTMSFLLGFLLNVNLSKDNHWALRFSPNVTFYARNFTSEITFKDDGSEIDVRDLDQLQSNTTLDFPILLKYQSDRRKNHRLYLLGGFTPSYTVAIKQDSPTEEFYINMKKFNMSFTWGFGMHIYNKMFCLSPEIRISHGLLNVADNSQESIFMPYVDAIRQHKISFIINFEG